TGAACGGTAAGAACTTAAAAACGAGATAATTAATTTTTAGCTTATCTACCCATTCCCCTCTAAATAAAACCCTTGCAAAATATATTGCAGTTGTCCGTATTCAATCAGGAAGGCATCATGGCCGTATGATGAGTGGATTTCATGATAGGAACCTCTTTGAACATGTTTGGCAATAAACTGGGATTCTTCCTTTAAAAATAAGAGGTCCCTATCCACACCAATAGCCAATACTTTTGAAGGTATTTGTGAAAGGGCCTTTTCCATTCCGCCTCTTCCTCTCCCAATATCATGGCTGTCCATGGCCTTGCTCAGCACCCAATAAGAAAATGCATTGAAGCGATTGGCCAATTTTTGTCCCTGATATCTGAGATAGGATGAAATGCGGAAATTGTCCAGTTTCTCTTCTTGGTCAGACTGTTTCAAGGCAAAATCCTCGGGATGTCGGTAGGACAGCATGGCAATGGCCCGAGCTGCTTCCAATCCCTTTTTTCCGGCATCAGGATGGTTTTGGCCCCAAGTACTGTCTGCTTCGATGGACATTCTCTGTGTTTCATTGAATCCAATGGTCCAAGGGGAAGTTTTGGGATTTGAAGCAAGGATAATGGTGTTTTTGACTTTATTTTGAAGCAGGTGTGCCCATTCCAATGCCACTTGACCACCAAGTGAACCACCAATTACCGTGTTGATCTGAGAAATTCCCAAATGTTCCCGAAGCTTGTCCAAAGAGGCTGCAAGGTCTCTCGTACTGAGGTTGGGGAAATTGTAGTAGAAAGGTTTACCTGTATTAGGATTTATAGATAGCGGATTTGTAGAACCATAACAGGAACCCAATAGATTGGCACAAACAATAAAGTATTTGGTAGGATCATAAAACTTGTCTTCACCCACGATTCCATTCCACCATTCCTGCACATTGGCATCTCCGGTAAGTGCATGGATCACCCAAACCACATTGTCTTTTGAGGTTGTTAAATGTCCTTGGGTGGTAAAGGCAATATCAAATCCCGGGAGTGACTCTCCGGATTCAAGTTCAAATACGCTTTCATGCCTGTAGGTTTCCTGCACCATATCTATAATCAGGTAATTACTTTCTAAATTCATTGTACTAAACTATGTGATAAAACCTGTCAGGTCTTATGGAACTGACAGGTTTGGTTTTTGTAATTATAGTTTTCAGGCGATACTTTCAAAAGCTTGCTGCAAATCTGCTTTGATATCTTCTATGTGTTCGATTCCCAAAGAAATCCTTAATAGAGTAGGGGTGACACCCGCTGCAATCTGTTCGGCTTCACTCAGTTGTTGGTGGGTGGTAGCGGAAGGTTGAATGATCAAAGTTTTGGCATCGCCAACATTCGCCAAGTGTGAAATCAATTTCAGATTATTGATAAAATGGGAGGTGCTTTCCTTACTGCCCTTTAATTCAAAACTCAAAACTCCCCCAAAACCTTTGGGAAGGTATTTTAAGGCCAATGCATGGTACGGGGAAGATTTTAATCCCGGGTAATTCACTTTTTGTACCTGTGGGTGTTTTTCCAACCATTCGGCGATTGCCAAAGCATTGTCTACAGTTCTCTGTACACGTAGTGAGAGTGTTTCCAATCCTTGTAGTAAAAGGAAGGAATTGAATGGACTCAAGGCTGGACCAAAATCTCTCAATCCTTCAACTCTCGCCCTTATCGCAAATGCAATATTGGGCAGACCCAAAGGATTATTGTCCCCAAAAATCTCCCAGAATTTCAAGCCATGATATCCTTCAGATGGTTCGGTGAACTGCGGAAACTTTCCGTTTCCCCAATTATAATTTCCGCCATCCACAATGATTCCGCCGATTGAAGTACCATGTCCACCGATCCATTTGGTGGCTGAAGCAGTTACGATATTGGCACCATGTTTCAGTGGTTGGAAAAGATAACCGCCTGCACCAAAGGTATTGTCCACAATCAAAGGCAGGTCATGCTTTTTTGCCAAAGCAGCAATGGATTCAAAATCAGGAATATTGAATTCTGGATTTCCGATAGTTTCCAGGTAAATGGCCTTGGTCTTGTCATCGATAAGTCCTTCAAAATCGCTCGCTTGATTTCCTTTTGCAAATCTTGCATCAATGCCGATTCTTTTAAATGCGACTTTGAATTGATTATAGGTTCCGCCATACAAAAAGGAAGTGGAAACAAAGTTTTCTCCTGACTGAAGAATATTGTTCAGGGCCAAAAACTGGGCTGCTTGTCCTGATGCAGTAGCCAATGCGGCAACGCCACCTTCCAAAGCGGCCATTCTCTGCTCGAACACATCCGTGGTCGGGTTCATAATACGGGTGTAGATGTTTCCGAATTCCTTTAGTGCAAATAAGTTTGCTCCGTGGTCTGCTGAATTGAATACATAGGAAGTGGTCTGATAAATTGGAACAGCCCTTGAGTTGGTTGTAGGGTCAGGCGCCTGTCCGGCATGCAGCTGTAAGGTTTCAAATCGATAAGTTGACATAATTGTTGTTGTTTATAGGTTATGGGTTATTTGAACGTTTAATTTAATGAATCCGATAGGTTAAATAGGGGAAAAGTAAAGCTATATTTCAGAACATAGAGCAGCAAGGACACCAACACCTATATGGTGTTCTGTTACTTTTGCTTAGGACTTTGAAATTTGGATTTTTTTTGATCTCTTTCATCATGTCTGGAATTTATAGTTCCAAATGGTAATATTCCCATTTGGCAGGAATTGGCACCTTTTCAACGAATCGAATGGTTGCCAGAGGGTCATCGAGCCTGTCTCTTACCTCTTCTGTATAAATCCCAACACTTCTTAAAAAGTGAAAGGATAACGCAAATTAAAATCCGAATGCTTGGATATGCAAGGGAATAGAGGTTTTATTTTCAAAACAGTAGCGGGAATATGTATTTAGATTGTGTGTTTGAAAAAATTATAGAAAGAAACCTTAGAGTTATATGTATTTGAGGGAGAAAAAATCATCTGGCGGAGCAGGTATTCTGGGTTTAAAGGTCTAAATGAAGTTAGTTATAGGTAAACCAAGGATATTTTTCCGATTGCCTTTTGGAAATAATAGAAGGGACTTTTTCAATCAGGGATAAACTGCAGGAGTTCTTCCAGTTCTTTATCAGTAAGGTTTTCTTTGTCGGACTTGTCGTAAATGGAGAGCAAGTAAACGGTATCATTGGCCACCACGAAGTTGGTGATCACCCTTGCCCCTCCCGATTTGCCCTTACCTTTAGACTTGATGGCCAATCGTATTTTGTAGCAATTTCTGCCTACGGCAGTACCCTGATCCGGGTTCTCCTTCAGCACTTGAACCAGTGTTAACAGCTCGAATTTTAGGGAAGGATATTTTTTGACAAGCTTTTTGGCTTGACGCTCAAAAACCTCAATAGACTTTACACTATAGCTCATTTAGAAAATCCTCTGCGTCACGGGCATGCTTTTTACCTGCCCGGATTTGCTTCATCTCTTCCACAGCTTCCCTGATCTCGCTCATAAGCTGGGCTTTGGCATCGGTAAGCTGTTTGGTTTTTACATACGGAAGTCCTTTGAGCACTTCCAGTAAGTGTAGGGCTTTGTTGTCTTTTATGTCGAGTAGTACCTTCATAATCAAAATGAATTACAAATATACTGGAATTTGTTACCTTAAAAAACTTAAATGTTCTTTACCATTTTGGGAATAAAATCTACTTCTGCGTCATATCGTTATTTACAAATTTTTTACCAAAGGGATCATTTGCTTAAAACAAGGAACAAATAGTTCACATAGATTAATCAATATTAAGAATTTACTTAATATTGACTTAGTCATAATAAATCCAAACACAAATACAATTCAAAGTGGTTGTCAGAATAACCGATGGTATTCTTAACCATACAGCTGATCTAGAATCCCTACAAATGAATCTTTTCAATCTTCACGGCTGTCCCTGCTGCTGTCACCATCAGCATTCCATCCCGGATAGTTTCGTAGTCGAGGTCAATTCCCACAATGGCATTTGCTCCAAATGCTCTAGCCTGCATTTCCATTTCAGACATGGCAGTAGCTTTGGCTTCACGGAGTACGCGTTCGTATGCCCCGGACCGACCGCCTACTATATCCGTGATACTGGCAAAAAAATCTTTGAATACATTTGCTCCGATAATGGTTTCACCTGAAACTATTCCCAGATAGGCAGTAATTTTATAGCCTTCTAAATTTGGTGTTGTGCTTACTATCATTTTTTCATGGATTTATAATTGGAAAATTCATCATGCTTTCTACCTCATTGATGTTGGGATTATTTTTCCCGATTACTCTTTTGGTTCTGAGATATCTGTTCAGTTCATATTCATCATAGTTGAGGCTTTTCGGGTCAAAGCTACTGATCCTTACCCTTCCCCGGGAGTGGATAAAGGAATTTTCGCCGATCCACATCCCTACATGCACAACCTTTTCTTTATTGGTTTCTGAAGCTTTTTCGCCAAAAAACAACAAATCTCCTACTTCAAGATTTTCCCATTTTTTCTCTTGATCTACTTCTTCACCTTCCCAAATCTGTTGTGAGGCATCTCTTGGGATCACCTGACCATTTAGGAAAAAAATGGTTTTTGTAAACCCACTGCAATCAACTCCCTTGATAGATGTACCGCCCCAAAGATAGGGAACACCCATCATGGCTTTGGCGGTTTGAATCAGATTTTCAGGACTGAGCTGCCTGCTTTCGCTCCAAACTTCAAATGGCATCAATTGGTCATTTTTCACAAAACCGAATCTACCATCGGGAAACAGGATTTCTTGATATTCATTTTCAGTCCATTCCAAGGCAACAATATTGCCCGCGACCAAATCACTTACGATTTCCTTTTCATCTGTACCTGCAAACACAAAACCACTATAAGCTGTAAAGACTGCTTTTGAAAGCTGGTTCCATTCAGAAAATTCTTGTCTGTCCATTAACTGTATTCCGCCCGAATCTACCCAGGAGATATATTGATCCGGTGTTTGGACAAGATACCAGGATCCTTCTTTTTTCAAAACTTTGAGTGGAGTGCCCAATAATGCCTGGGTGGCCAGTTCTGCAGAATGTTTGGGAGCACTTCTGATATTTGCCACTGAAATAGTTACCACCGCAAATTCTTTTCCTTCCAAAGATTTTTCAGGCAAAGACGTAATTTGATCTTGGAAGGTAATATCTAATTCATCCAATTTTCCTTTGAAGATGTCCAAAGCTTCCACCTGATCAGTTTCACCCGAAAGGATTCCATTTGACCATTCGATTTCCCAAATAGCAACCCGCTTGTCAGGTGCATATTCAGATTTGAAATCTGAAATCAATTGTTCAACTAACCCACTTTTTTCATCTTGGCAGGAGAGTAAGGCAATCCAGAAAGCTAGTGTAAGAAACTTTGAAATATACTTGTTCAAGGAATTTTGGTTTTGAGTCGGGAATAAAAAAACCGTGGTAGCTTTTACCACGGTTTAAACTTAAATCAGTTTCCGTTTTTTTCCAAACCGGGAGACCTTTCCAAGAACTCCTGATAGAGTTTGATATGCCTGTTACTCATGGGGACACGATAACCATCGATAAATACATGACTGATCTGTGTTTTGGTTTCAAAAGGATCTCCGGTCGACACAAACAAGGTAGCATCCTTTCCAGTCTCAATAGAACCCAATCTATTGGACACTCCAAATACTTCTGCTGCATTGATTGTAACCGCTTTTAGGGCTTCTTCTTTGCCCATTCCGTATGCCGCTGCGAATCCTGCATTGAAGGGAAGATTTCTGGTATTTTCGGCATTATTGCTTCTGATCACTACTTTTACACCAGCTTTGGCCATTTTTCCAGGATTGGTATAAGCTGCGTCATATCTGTCAGAAGGTCGGGTCGGGATAGAAAGCATAGGACCTACTATTACGGGTAGTTTGGCTGCTGCGATTTTATCTGCAACTCTCCATCCTTCAGCCACACCTGTCAGTACAGCCTTTACATTTTTGGATTCAATCCATTCTATTGCCACGACAATATCTGTGGCGGCATTCACTTCCACCAACAGTGGCAGTTCACCTGCTATCACTTTGGCCAGTTGTTCCATTTCAGGATAATAAGGCAGTTCTGCTTTTGCTAACTTTAGGTTATGATAAGTGGTGGCCCTATCCCAAATATCATTCAAAGTTTTTTGTGCCTTTTCTGCCTCTTTTTTGATATCCTCATCGCTCCTTCTGTCCCAAGTACTTCTTCTGGCAGAGGAGGGGAAATTAAGTAGGACTCCCTTGAACCCTGCGTACATTTGATCGGAGGTATAACCATTGAGGTTGATCAAAGCTGCAGTTCCCGGAAAAAGCCCACCTGAAGGTATTGCAAGAGTTGTAGTGACGCCGCTGACTCTTGTGACCGGAATGGCGATCGAGTTAGGATTGACAGCTACCAGAGCTTGCATGTTTGGTGTAACTTGACCGATCTCAGCATAATCCTGAGTTTCGGGCAAAGAGTTGACTTCAACAAGTCCCAACCTGCTTCCACCGTCAATCAAACCCGGATAAATATATTGGCCTGTACAATCAATTACTTCTGCATCCCCGGCCAAAAGGTTTTTGCCGACTGCTTGTATTTTACCATTGACAATCAGGACACTGCCATTTTCAATGATTCCATTGGTAATGGTATGGATTGTCCCGTTTTGCAGCAAGAATTTTCCGTTTCTTGGCTTGATAAATTCTCCGTCAAATTGAGCTTTTGCCAAAAAAGGAAGCACGATTAGGGAGAATGTGAATAAAATATTTTTTAGATTCTTCATTTTCTTTTTGATTAGATCCTAGGGAAATTAATGGCCATGTTCGAATAAATTTCTCCCAAAATTGGTAAAGAAAAAGTCCACACCGTGCATACACCTATGTTCATGTTCCTTGAGGAAGATTGGCTCAATGATATCAGTCGCGCTTACTTTAAGCCTCATGTCATTGTTGTCTTCATTGATGTCAAAATACTTCACTCCATCCACGAAGGTCATCTGAGGAATAGCGTATACTGAAAGTGGATGTCCTTCAAAAATTACAAGATCGGCTTGTTTGCCTTCTTCAATTGATCCGACTTTATCAGCGATACCCAACTGCTTGGCAGGATTGATAGTGATCAAAGCCAATGTTTGATCATCATCCAATTGACCGTATCGTTGTGCTTTACCTGCCTCATGATATAAGTGTCTGATCAATTCTCCTGAATCCGAATTGATTGATGTGATAACACCATTTTCAGTAAGTATAGCGGCATTATAGGCTGTTGAATAATACACCTCAAACTTATAAGCCCACCAATCAGCGAAGACCGAAGCTCCCATGGTATATGCTGCCAATTCGGGAGCAACCTTAAAGCCTTCATTGACATGAGAAAATACGATGTTTGTAATTCCAAAATCCCTGCAGGTATTGATCAGTGCATAAATCTCATCAGCACGGTAGGAATGGCAATGGATAATGATTTTGCCATCCAATATATCAGCAAGGGTTTGTAACCTTGTGTCGAATTTAGGTGGTATTGGAGTTGCTCCTTTTTGTTTTAAAGCTGCATTATAAGTCTCCCAGGTTTTTTTGTATTGAATAGCTTCGTTAAATCCATTTCTGATTACCGCTTCAACACCCATTCTTGACCTGGGTTGATTTCCATTTCCCCTGCCATGAACTCTAGTCGGGTTTTCGCCCAATGCAAACTTGATCGTTCTTGGAGCTTCTTTCATGAAAAGATCTTCAGGATTTCCTGATCCGTATCGGTGTTTCAAAGTAATGTTTTGACCTCCAATCGCATTTGCAGAACCGTGCATGGCGTGGGAGACAGTTACCCCTCCGGCCAAAGCCCGGTAAAGTCCTATATCATAGGGATCAACCACATCCGCCATTCTTACCTCAGAGGTGATTGGGGCAGTGGCTTCATTGACCGCATCCAAGGCAACATGGGAGTGAGCGTCAATAATACCTGGCATAAGGAATTTCCCATTCGCTTCTATGGTTTGCACATTGGCAGCAGTGAGGTTTTTTCCGATTCTTTTGATGACACCATTTTCCACCAAAACATCTGTATCTTCCAAAGTTCCGTTGGTTATGGTAAGAACTGTCGCATTTTTAATCAAAACGGAACCTTTTGGAGTCTGGGCCTTTACAAAAAAGGAACCCGACACGAGTAAGGCTGTTAATATATAATTTAGTTTTTTCATTTTAGTTGGGATTAACGGGTGCTTTGATTTGGTTTTTTTGATGCGTTCAAGGGGAAGCTTCCAAAGTCAGCCAAAGACATATTGCCTGAAAATTTATTCTCATCAACATCCCCTGAAACTGACACTACCAAAGCCATTCCGCCAGCAGCCACATCAAAGGAAAAAGTCATGTAATTGCCGGATATACTGATATTCTTCATTTCTGAACTTGCTTTACCATTTCCCGAAGGGTTGTCATATGTAATGGTGCCCTTGAGTGTTTCTCCTTCCTTGGTTATGATCATCGTGCCTCCCGAACTTCCTGCGGGTGTATCTGAAGTGTATTCCCATTCTCCGGCAATATCAGCTGTACCGTTTTTGCCGTTACCGTTTGATGCCTTTTTTTCTTTTATTTCATAATCAAATATGTATCCATCTGCGATTACATGTTTGATCTTTGAATCTTCATTGAACATAGGTCCGTTAAAAATGACCATGTTCGCCAGTTTACCTTTTTCTATTGTACCTGCAAATTTTGAAATTCCAAGGATGTTTGCCGGATTGGTGGTCAAAGCGGCCAATGCAGCATTTTCGCTTAGACCGTTTTCTATCATTAGCTTCAGGTTTTTGGGGAGGTCTGATGTTTTGCCATCTATCGAAGTAAATCCGAAAGGAATTCCGGCTTTTTCCAAAAGTCCAGCTTGTTTAAGGGAATTTTTGTAAGCTTCTTGGGCCCTAATTGTTCTTGCCTTCATTTCTTCAGAGAGGTCTTCTATTTTTGCCTTGGTTATTTTATCTTCCGGCAATTTCATACTGAGCAATACCTGCGTATTTGTAGCTTTAATTTCATTGATGACCATATCCGCTTCAGTGACACCTACCAAAACAAGTCTGAATCCGTTTTCCTTTTGGAGCGAAAGTGCTCTTCTTATTTCGAGATCATTTGATACTTCAAACATGATAGGGATGCTTTTATCGATTGCAGGATAAAAGGCCTCCAAGGTTTTGTTTACTTCAGGTCTTGTCAATCCGCTGTTTGCAGCAAAAAGTCTTTTATGCTGGGCCGAATATTCTGCATTTTTATACAGATCTCTGAATTTGGCCATGATTCCCAACTGGGTGCCTGGATACATCCCTCTACCTCCTCTGGAGATGGAAAGTTTCGCAGTTAAGGCAGCATTTTGTCCAATGATATTGGTAGATGCATTTCCACCTAAGACAACTATTGCAGACTTCCCTGGTAGCATACCGCCATCAGGTATAATCTGGGCAACGGTAAATCCACTCTTTCTCAGATCAGAAACCTGACCGTTTTTGAAATCAAAATTATCGAGCACGTTTCTCCATGGTGTGATTCCTGCAATCTCATCGGGGGGATTGGAAGGGTCAAAATTCGAAGGCCTTTCGGGATCGGTTGGTTTGGCCACGCCCGCATTACTGGCTCCGTCTATAAAACCAGCATAGATAAACAAAGAATCTGCTTCAATGACCTGGGCTTCTACAGGGATTTTCACATTGGTCCCCACCTCTTCAATCAAGCCATTTTTTATAATGATTGTTGCACCTGAAACTGTTTTGCCTGGTGATGTGGTTATGGTGGCACCTTTAATTGCATATGTTCCCGTCACTCTTCTTTCTCCGGATGGGTCACTCTGTGACCAGGCAAAAATGGATGAAAGAAAAAATCCAAAGAACATTAAGCTACTGAATACTTTTAACTTGATGTTCATAAATTATATTAATAGTATAAAATGATGTGTTTTTAAGTTTGGTAAGCTAACAAAAGAATTTTTTTCAAAAAAAGTTATTTTTTTTTAAGAGGGTATAACGGGTAAGAACGGCAAAAAC
This window of the Aquiflexum balticum DSM 16537 genome carries:
- a CDS encoding homoserine O-acetyltransferase family protein, which encodes MNLESNYLIIDMVQETYRHESVFELESGESLPGFDIAFTTQGHLTTSKDNVVWVIHALTGDANVQEWWNGIVGEDKFYDPTKYFIVCANLLGSCYGSTNPLSINPNTGKPFYYNFPNLSTRDLAASLDKLREHLGISQINTVIGGSLGGQVALEWAHLLQNKVKNTIILASNPKTSPWTIGFNETQRMSIEADSTWGQNHPDAGKKGLEAARAIAMLSYRHPEDFALKQSDQEEKLDNFRISSYLRYQGQKLANRFNAFSYWVLSKAMDSHDIGRGRGGMEKALSQIPSKVLAIGVDRDLLFLKEESQFIAKHVQRGSYHEIHSSYGHDAFLIEYGQLQYILQGFYLEGNG
- a CDS encoding O-acetylhomoserine aminocarboxypropyltransferase/cysteine synthase family protein, yielding MSTYRFETLQLHAGQAPDPTTNSRAVPIYQTTSYVFNSADHGANLFALKEFGNIYTRIMNPTTDVFEQRMAALEGGVAALATASGQAAQFLALNNILQSGENFVSTSFLYGGTYNQFKVAFKRIGIDARFAKGNQASDFEGLIDDKTKAIYLETIGNPEFNIPDFESIAALAKKHDLPLIVDNTFGAGGYLFQPLKHGANIVTASATKWIGGHGTSIGGIIVDGGNYNWGNGKFPQFTEPSEGYHGLKFWEIFGDNNPLGLPNIAFAIRARVEGLRDFGPALSPFNSFLLLQGLETLSLRVQRTVDNALAIAEWLEKHPQVQKVNYPGLKSSPYHALALKYLPKGFGGVLSFELKGSKESTSHFINNLKLISHLANVGDAKTLIIQPSATTHQQLSEAEQIAAGVTPTLLRISLGIEHIEDIKADLQQAFESIA
- a CDS encoding type II toxin-antitoxin system RelE/ParE family toxin yields the protein MLKENPDQGTAVGRNCYKIRLAIKSKGKGKSGGARVITNFVVANDTVYLLSIYDKSDKENLTDKELEELLQFIPD
- a CDS encoding YbjQ family protein; this translates as MIVSTTPNLEGYKITAYLGIVSGETIIGANVFKDFFASITDIVGGRSGAYERVLREAKATAMSEMEMQARAFGANAIVGIDLDYETIRDGMLMVTAAGTAVKIEKIHL
- a CDS encoding C40 family peptidase; the encoded protein is MNKYISKFLTLAFWIALLSCQDEKSGLVEQLISDFKSEYAPDKRVAIWEIEWSNGILSGETDQVEALDIFKGKLDELDITFQDQITSLPEKSLEGKEFAVVTISVANIRSAPKHSAELATQALLGTPLKVLKKEGSWYLVQTPDQYISWVDSGGIQLMDRQEFSEWNQLSKAVFTAYSGFVFAGTDEKEIVSDLVAGNIVALEWTENEYQEILFPDGRFGFVKNDQLMPFEVWSESRQLSPENLIQTAKAMMGVPYLWGGTSIKGVDCSGFTKTIFFLNGQVIPRDASQQIWEGEEVDQEKKWENLEVGDLLFFGEKASETNKEKVVHVGMWIGENSFIHSRGRVRISSFDPKSLNYDEYELNRYLRTKRVIGKNNPNINEVESMMNFPIINP
- a CDS encoding amidohydrolase family protein → MKNLKNILFTFSLIVLPFLAKAQFDGEFIKPRNGKFLLQNGTIHTITNGIIENGSVLIVNGKIQAVGKNLLAGDAEVIDCTGQYIYPGLIDGGSRLGLVEVNSLPETQDYAEIGQVTPNMQALVAVNPNSIAIPVTRVSGVTTTLAIPSGGLFPGTAALINLNGYTSDQMYAGFKGVLLNFPSSARRSTWDRRSDEDIKKEAEKAQKTLNDIWDRATTYHNLKLAKAELPYYPEMEQLAKVIAGELPLLVEVNAATDIVVAIEWIESKNVKAVLTGVAEGWRVADKIAAAKLPVIVGPMLSIPTRPSDRYDAAYTNPGKMAKAGVKVVIRSNNAENTRNLPFNAGFAAAYGMGKEEALKAVTINAAEVFGVSNRLGSIETGKDATLFVSTGDPFETKTQISHVFIDGYRVPMSNRHIKLYQEFLERSPGLEKNGN
- a CDS encoding amidohydrolase family protein — its product is MKKLNYILTALLVSGSFFVKAQTPKGSVLIKNATVLTITNGTLEDTDVLVENGVIKRIGKNLTAANVQTIEANGKFLMPGIIDAHSHVALDAVNEATAPITSEVRMADVVDPYDIGLYRALAGGVTVSHAMHGSANAIGGQNITLKHRYGSGNPEDLFMKEAPRTIKFALGENPTRVHGRGNGNQPRSRMGVEAVIRNGFNEAIQYKKTWETYNAALKQKGATPIPPKFDTRLQTLADILDGKIIIHCHSYRADEIYALINTCRDFGITNIVFSHVNEGFKVAPELAAYTMGASVFADWWAYKFEVYYSTAYNAAILTENGVITSINSDSGELIRHLYHEAGKAQRYGQLDDDQTLALITINPAKQLGIADKVGSIEEGKQADLVIFEGHPLSVYAIPQMTFVDGVKYFDINEDNNDMRLKVSATDIIEPIFLKEHEHRCMHGVDFFFTNFGRNLFEHGH
- a CDS encoding amidohydrolase family protein; the encoded protein is MNIKLKVFSSLMFFGFFLSSIFAWSQSDPSGERRVTGTYAIKGATITTSPGKTVSGATIIIKNGLIEEVGTNVKIPVEAQVIEADSLFIYAGFIDGASNAGVAKPTDPERPSNFDPSNPPDEIAGITPWRNVLDNFDFKNGQVSDLRKSGFTVAQIIPDGGMLPGKSAIVVLGGNASTNIIGQNAALTAKLSISRGGRGMYPGTQLGIMAKFRDLYKNAEYSAQHKRLFAANSGLTRPEVNKTLEAFYPAIDKSIPIMFEVSNDLEIRRALSLQKENGFRLVLVGVTEADMVINEIKATNTQVLLSMKLPEDKITKAKIEDLSEEMKARTIRAQEAYKNSLKQAGLLEKAGIPFGFTSIDGKTSDLPKNLKLMIENGLSENAALAALTTNPANILGISKFAGTIEKGKLANMVIFNGPMFNEDSKIKHVIADGYIFDYEIKEKKASNGNGKNGTADIAGEWEYTSDTPAGSSGGTMIITKEGETLKGTITYDNPSGNGKASSEMKNISISGNYMTFSFDVAAGGMALVVSVSGDVDENKFSGNMSLADFGSFPLNASKKPNQSTR